In the Cydia splendana chromosome 2, ilCydSple1.2, whole genome shotgun sequence genome, one interval contains:
- the LOC134805932 gene encoding leucine-rich repeat protein soc-2 homolog, translated as MNLDNSSRENSEALDSIGTVSPREKCHGMREKKLSTASLTNTEGARPKVVTVKHPESNKPKPTAKKNKPIQADLDVIKEFVRCREEGVRRLDLSKSSITSLPPNVRDLTHLVEFYLYGNKLVALPAEFGCLTNLQTLALNENSLTSLPDSLANLRCLKVLDLRHNKLSDIPEVVYKLTSLTTLFLRFNRIRVVCDGIANLTNLTMLSLRENKIKELSSGVGKLVNLVTFDVSHNHLEHLPQEIGNCVNLSTLDLQHNDLLDIPETIGNLQSLTRLGLRYNRLTAIPSTLSNCKHMDEFNVEGNSISQLPEGLLSCLNELTSITLSRNSFASYPAGGPAQFTNAFSINLEHNQIDKIPYGIFTRAKNLTKLNMKENLLTSLPLDVGTWANMVELNLGTNQLTKLPDDIQCLQNLEVLILSNNLLKRIPPSIGSLRKLRVLDLEENKLEVLPTEIGFLQDLQKLIVQSNQLTTLPRSLGHLTNLTSLSVGENNLQYLPEEIGTLENLESLYLNDNPNLCNLPFELALCVSLQIMSIENCPLTALPPEVVSSGPSLVIQYLKSQGPYRAM; from the coding sequence ATGAATTTGGATAACTCTTCAAGAGAAAATTCCGAAGCATTAGATTCCATCGGTACAGTGAGCCCTCGGGAGAAGTGTCACGGCATGAGGGAGAAAAAGTTATCGACGGCGTCACTCACGAACACCGAGGGGGCGCGGCCGAAGGTGGTGACTGTGAAACATCCCGAGTCCAACAAGCCCAAGCCCACCGCCAAGAAGAACAAGCCCATACAAGCCGATCTCGATGTTATCAAAGAGTTCGTGCGATGCCGAGAAGAGGGGGTGCGCAGACTCGATCTCAGTAAGTCCTCTATCACATCTCTGCCTCCAAATGTCCGCGACCTGACTCACCTGGTCGAGTTCTATTTATATGGAAATAAGCTGGTGGCCCTACCAGCAGAGTTTGGATGTTTAACTAACCTTCAAACGTTAGCATTAAACGAGAACTCGCTGACCAGCCTTCCAGATTCCCTCGCTAATTTACGATGTTTGAAGGTTTTAGACTTACGTCATAACAAACTCAGTGACATACCTGAAGTTGTGTATAAACTTACTTCACTTACTACATTGTTCTTACGTTTCAACAGAATCAGAGTGGTTTGTGATGGCATAGCCAACCTAACAAATCTTACTATGTTGAGTTtaagagaaaataaaattaaggagCTAAGTTCCGGTGTTGGAAAACTTGTTAATCTGGTCACCTTTGATGTGTCCCACAATCATCTGGAGCACCTGCCCCAGGAAATTGGGAATTGTGTAAACTTGTCCACTCTAGACCTACAACACAATGATCTCCTAGATATACCTGAAACTATTGGAAACCTCCAGTCACTGACACGCTTGGGCTTGCGTTACAATAGATTGACGGCCATACCGTCCACTCTAAGCAATTGCAAACATATGGATGAATTTAATGTAGAAGGTAATTCCATATCTCAACTCCCTGAAGGCCTCCTTTCCTGCCTCAATGAACTCACCAGTATCACTCTATCCCGTAACTCTTTCGCTAGTTACCCTGCCGGAGGACCTGCACAGTTCACTAATGCTTTCTCTATTAACTTGGAACACAATCAAATTGATAAAATCCCATATGGTATATTCACAAGGGCTAAGAATTTAACAAAGcttaatatgaaagaaaatttaTTGACCTCGCTGCCACTGGATGTTGGTACCTGGGCCAACATGGTGGAGTTGAACCTGGGCACTAATCAGTTAACAAAGTTACCTGATGACATACAATGTCTTCAGAACTTGGAAGTGCTTATACTCTCTAATAACTTGCTAAAAAGAATTCCCCCTAGTATTGGGAGTCTTAGAAAACTGCGGGTTTTAGATTTGGAGGAGAATAAACTTGAAGTGTTGCCAACTGAAATAGGATTCCTCCAGGATTTGCAAAAATTAATAGTACAATCTAATCAATTGACAACCCTGCCTCGCTCACTTGGGCATTTGACTAACCTGACGTCACTGAGTGTGGGGGAGAATAATTTACAGTATTTACCAGAAGAAATTGGCACTCTTGAGAACCTAGAGTCGCTATATTTAAATGACAATCCCAATTTATGCAATCTGCCATTTGAACTGGCTTTATGTGTTAGTCTACAAATCATGAGTATTGAGAACTGTCCATTAACTGCCTTGCCCCCTGAGGTGGTTTCCTCTGGCCCGTCCCTTGTCATCCAGTATTTGAAGTCCCAGGGTCCCTATAGGGCGATGTGA
- the LOC134806012 gene encoding cleavage stimulation factor subunit 2 tau variant isoform X2 — protein sequence MDKSKEKEEQSIMDKSMRSVFVGNIPYEATEEKLKDIFSEVGPVLSFKLVFDRETGKPKGYGFCEYKDQETALSAMRNLNGYEIGGRSLRVDNACTEKSRMEMQALMQGPQVENPYGEAVEPEKAPEAISKAVATLPPEQMFELMKQMKLCVQNNPTEARNMLLQNPQLAYALLQAQVIMRIVDPATAVSMLHPSNPVPPVIHPGDKVPLPNPYMPNMVPPNQQPQPLLANPVPPPSNQYNPRPPPAAMADIDLRGARAAAPILDQDMRSLPPMPHPVPPPMQDNSYPRDPRLAGNFNSDPRVRNADPRTQPKMPQQMPPGMPSVAQARTIQGIPSGASDQEKAALIMQVLQLSDEQIALLPPEQRASILMLKEQIAKSTQQR from the exons ATGGATAAAAGCAAGGAAAAGGAGGAACAGAGTATCATGGATAAATCCATGAGATCCGTTTTTG ttggtAATATACCATATGAAGCAACGGAGGAAAAGTTAAAGGATATCTTCAGCGAGGTTGGGCCAGTGCTGTCATTCAAACTCGTGTTTGACAGAGAGACGGGCAAGCCGAAGGGCTATGGGTTTTGTGAGTATAAAGACCAGGAGACGGCCCTCAGTGCTATGAGGAACCTTAACGGCTATGAAATCGGTGGCCGTTCCTTGAGGGTAGATAATGCGTGTACGGAGAAATCCAGGATGGAAATGCAAGCTCTAATGCAAGGTCCCCAG GTAGAGAATCCGTATGGGGAGGCGGTGGAACCAGAGAAAGCCCCTGAAGCCATCAGCAAGGCTGTGGCAACCCTGCCACCGGAGCAGATGTTTGAGCTCATGAAGCAGATGAAGCTTTGCGTCCAG AATAATCCAACAGAGGCAAGAAATATGTTACTGCAGAACCCGCAGTTGGCATATGCATTGTTGCAAGCCCAGGTCATCATGAGGATTGTAGACCCGGCCACTGCTGTT AGCATGCTTCATCCCAGCAACCCCGTGCCTCCCGTCATTCACCCTGGCGATAAGGTGCCGCTGCCGAACCCTTACATGCCCAACATGGTACCTCCAA ATCAACAACCGCAGCCGTTGCTGGCTAATCCAGTACCGCCGCCGTCTAACCAATACAACC CGCGCCCGCCGCCGGCAGCGATGGCGGACATCGAcctgcgcggcgcgcgcgcggcggcGCCGATCCTCGACCAGGACATGCGCAGCCTGCCGCCCATGCCGCACCCCGTGCCGCCGCCCATGCAGGACAA CTCGTACCCCCGCGACCCCCGTCTGGCCGGCAACTTCAACTCGGACCCGCGCGTGAGGAACGCCGACCCCCGCACTCAGCCCAAGATGCCGCAGC aaATGCCGCCAGGAATGCCGAGCGTTGCACAGGCTAGAACCATACAGGGTATTCCTTCCGGAGCTTCTGATCAAGAAAAG GCGGCGCTTATAATGCAAGTGCTGCAACTATCGGACGAGCAGATCGCACTGCTGCCGCCCGAGCAACGCGCGAGCATTCTCATGCTCAAGGAGCAAATCGCGAAGAGCACGCAGCAACGCTAG
- the LOC134806012 gene encoding cleavage stimulation factor subunit 2 tau variant isoform X1, producing the protein MDKSKEKEEQSIMDKSMRSVFVGNIPYEATEEKLKDIFSEVGPVLSFKLVFDRETGKPKGYGFCEYKDQETALSAMRNLNGYEIGGRSLRVDNACTEKSRMEMQALMQGPQVENPYGEAVEPEKAPEAISKAVATLPPEQMFELMKQMKLCVQNNPTEARNMLLQNPQLAYALLQAQVIMRIVDPATAVSMLHPSNPVPPVIHPGDKVPLPNPYMPNMVPPNQQPQPLLANPVPPPSNQYNPRPPPAAMADIDLRGARAAAPILDQDMRSLPPMPHPVPPPMQDNGAPLVETQEISYPRDPRLAGNFNSDPRVRNADPRTQPKMPQQMPPGMPSVAQARTIQGIPSGASDQEKAALIMQVLQLSDEQIALLPPEQRASILMLKEQIAKSTQQR; encoded by the exons ATGGATAAAAGCAAGGAAAAGGAGGAACAGAGTATCATGGATAAATCCATGAGATCCGTTTTTG ttggtAATATACCATATGAAGCAACGGAGGAAAAGTTAAAGGATATCTTCAGCGAGGTTGGGCCAGTGCTGTCATTCAAACTCGTGTTTGACAGAGAGACGGGCAAGCCGAAGGGCTATGGGTTTTGTGAGTATAAAGACCAGGAGACGGCCCTCAGTGCTATGAGGAACCTTAACGGCTATGAAATCGGTGGCCGTTCCTTGAGGGTAGATAATGCGTGTACGGAGAAATCCAGGATGGAAATGCAAGCTCTAATGCAAGGTCCCCAG GTAGAGAATCCGTATGGGGAGGCGGTGGAACCAGAGAAAGCCCCTGAAGCCATCAGCAAGGCTGTGGCAACCCTGCCACCGGAGCAGATGTTTGAGCTCATGAAGCAGATGAAGCTTTGCGTCCAG AATAATCCAACAGAGGCAAGAAATATGTTACTGCAGAACCCGCAGTTGGCATATGCATTGTTGCAAGCCCAGGTCATCATGAGGATTGTAGACCCGGCCACTGCTGTT AGCATGCTTCATCCCAGCAACCCCGTGCCTCCCGTCATTCACCCTGGCGATAAGGTGCCGCTGCCGAACCCTTACATGCCCAACATGGTACCTCCAA ATCAACAACCGCAGCCGTTGCTGGCTAATCCAGTACCGCCGCCGTCTAACCAATACAACC CGCGCCCGCCGCCGGCAGCGATGGCGGACATCGAcctgcgcggcgcgcgcgcggcggcGCCGATCCTCGACCAGGACATGCGCAGCCTGCCGCCCATGCCGCACCCCGTGCCGCCGCCCATGCAGGACAA TGGTGCTCCCCTTGTGGAAACACAAGAAAT CTCGTACCCCCGCGACCCCCGTCTGGCCGGCAACTTCAACTCGGACCCGCGCGTGAGGAACGCCGACCCCCGCACTCAGCCCAAGATGCCGCAGC aaATGCCGCCAGGAATGCCGAGCGTTGCACAGGCTAGAACCATACAGGGTATTCCTTCCGGAGCTTCTGATCAAGAAAAG GCGGCGCTTATAATGCAAGTGCTGCAACTATCGGACGAGCAGATCGCACTGCTGCCGCCCGAGCAACGCGCGAGCATTCTCATGCTCAAGGAGCAAATCGCGAAGAGCACGCAGCAACGCTAG